Genomic DNA from Dermacentor variabilis isolate Ectoservices chromosome 6, ASM5094787v1, whole genome shotgun sequence:
TAATTTACATTgtcgttgttttctttatggaggactacggtggctctggagcagctatggatatctttcagtatcgttacatacggcttgtctacaccctgattccgtgatacctgcatgactgctgaggtttcgactgaatcaaacactttttcataatcagtgaaagctatatgtaagggtcggttatattccgcaaatttctctatcacctgactgatagtgtgaatatggtctattgttgagtatcctttacgaaatcctgcctggtcctttggttgacagaaatctaaggtgttcttgattctatttgcgattagcttagtaaatactttgtaggcaatggacagtaagctgatcggtttataattttcAAGCCTTtagcgtcctctttcttatggattaagattacgttggcgttcttccaagtgTCCGGtgcgcttgaggtcatgaggcattgcgtatgcagggtggcaagtttttctagaacaacctgcccaccatccttcaacaaatctgcttttacctgatcctccccagctgccttccccctttgcatagctaccaaatctttctttacttcttccggcgttacttatgggatgtcaaattcctctagactgtaccctcttccattatcgagggtgctactggtactgcataattctctatagaactcctcagccacgaACTATcgtatccatattagtaatgatattgccggctttgtctcttaacgcatacatcttattgttgcctattcctagtttcttctttactgcttttaggcttcctccattgctgagagcatgctcaattctattcatattatactccCTTATCTGAGCTATCTTACCCTTGtttattaacttggaaagttctggcagctctattctagctgtagggttagaggcgttcatacaatggcgtttcttaatcagatcttccgtctcctgcgatagcttaccgttatcctgtctaacgaaggtaccaccgacttctaatgcacactccttaatgatgcccataagattgtcgttcatatcttcaacactaaggtcctcttcctgagttaagaccgaatgcctgttctgtagcttgacccggaattactctattttcccttttaccgctaactcattgataggcttctgatgtaccagtttttttcgttccctcctcaacactacgctaattcgagttcttgccatcctatggtcactgcgtCGCACGTTgcagagcacgtccacatcttacgttatgccagggttagcacagagtgtAAGGTCTATTTCATGTCTAGTCTTGCTATTCGGGCTCCTTTACGTCCACTTTCGCtttctcgcttgcggaagaaggtattcattattctcaAATTAtcccgttctgcaaactctactaataactctcctctgctattcctagaacttttgccatattcccccactgacttgtctccagcctgcttcttgcctaccctggcatagaagtcgcccattagtacagtgtattttgttttaactttacccatcgtcgattccacgtctttatagaagctttcgacttcctggtgatcatgactggatgtagggggtagacctgtacgaccttcaatttgtacctcctattaagttcctcaagaagacctgccaccctctcgttaatgctataaattcctgtatgttactagctatatccttattgatcaggaatccaactgctagttctcatctctccgctcagccccggtagcacaggaggttcccactttttagcactgtatatgcttgatTTGTCCtactaacctcactgagccctattataaccCATTTAATGCcgccaatagcactgctagactcgcctcactacattacgttctagcgttaaatttTGACAGGTTCAGATTGCAAAGGCGTTCTACTTTCTAGCCTTTCCTTATTTCCGCTTTCTCGTCTTTCCTTCTATCCAATGTTTCGTATTTCCTTCTTTGCAGTCTCTTCATTCctttttccattttcttttcttctttccttctttctactTCCTAGTGTTTCGTTCTTTCCACTTTCTCGTATTCTTTCCTTTCCACTTTCTCGTATTCTCTCATTATTTCCACTTTATTCCCTTTCTCAACTTCATTCCCTCTTTCTGCTTTCTCATCTTTCCTTCGTTCGACTGTCTCATCTATTCTTTCCAGtttcttgtcttctttccttctttcagcTTTTTCGTGTGCTTTTTTCTTTGCACTTGCTGGTCATTCCTTCTTTCCATtttcgcatcttcttttcctcttactttgtcGTCTTTCATTCTTTTCCATTTCTCGTCCTTACTTCGTTCCACTTTCCCCACTTTCTTTCaattttctcttctttccttctttccacttgtctttcattctttccaCGTTCtcgttttccttccttcttcccaCTTTCTCGTATTCTTTCTTCTCTCCACTGTCCCGCCTTTCCTTCTGTCGCCTTACTCGTCTTTCAAATTTCTCCACTTTCTACTTTCACATCTTCTTTTCACTCTATCGTTTTTTCCACTTCCTCGTATTCTTCCCATATTACCACCTTCTGGTCTTCATTCGTTCTTTCCACTATCCTGCTTTTCCTTCGTTTCACGTTCTCatctcctttccttctttccactTTGTTGTCTTTCCTTTTTTCACATTCTCGTCTTCTTTCCCTCGTTCCAATGTcccgtcttctttcttctttccacaTGCccgtcttctttccttctttcagcATTCTCATCCTCTTTCCCTCGTTCCACTTTCTcgtattcctttcttctttccttatCTACACTCTTCCCTTCTTTCCAATTTCTTGTCTTCTTCCCCTTTCCACTTTCGCGTATTTCCTTATTTCTGCTTTTTGTCTTCTTTCCATGTTTCTATtttctcgtcttctttccttctttccgcgATCTCGTCTTCATTCCTTTTCATCACTTTCTCATCTTCTTTCCATCTTTGCACTTTCTTGTCTTTCCTTTCCACTGTCCGGCCCCTTGCACTCATCGTCATTCCTTCTTGCCATTCGTTCATCGTCATTCGTTCTCGGGTTCTACTTTGTAGTAAAATTATTTCTAAGTAAGTATTTCCAAGACAGTAAGGAAGTATTTCTACTTTCCTTTTTTCCAGCTTCTTGtactctttccttctttccgcgTTGTCGTCTCCTTTCCCTCGTTCCACTTTCTCCGCTTTCTTTCcactttctcgtcttctttccacTTTGCTGCTTTATATTCTTCTTTCCACTTTCCCTTTCTCCACTATTTCCTTCTGTCCAGTCCCTCGTCTTCTTCCCTCTTTCCTTCTATCCACTTTCTCCGCGTTCTTTACGCTTCCCGGCCTTTCCTTAATTCCACTTCAGACTTCATTCCTTCGGTCCGCGGTTTGCTTTTTCCCACTTCGTCTTCTTTCTCGTTTTCACTTTCGTGTTATATTTCCATTTTCTCGTCTTCCCACTTTCTTGTCTTCTTTCCACTTttcgtctttccttctttccacattctcgtcttctttctctttttacacattttcgtcttctttccttcttgcCACGATCCTGTATTTCCTTCTTTCCACATTCCTATCTTCCTTCTTTCCACTTCCTCGTATTCCCAATTTTCCGTCTTTCCACTTTCACATATTCTTTCCAATCTTTCCTTCTTTGCACTTCCTCGTGTTCTATCCCTATTTGCACCTTCTCgtcttctttccttatttctaCTACCTTGTCTTTCCTTCATTTCACGTTCTCGTCTTCATTCCTTCGCCCCACA
This window encodes:
- the LOC142586397 gene encoding uncharacterized protein LOC142586397, translating into MKRRKDKNVERTDNKVEIRKEDEKVERRERKAGQWREERIRESGKKEGKRERGKNERQVERRKEEKIERKWGKWNEVRTRNGKE